ATCAACACATTCAGGTTGTCATGTGGCTAACATTTTTGCTTCACAGAATTCTGTTTTTCTAAAAAACTtgtaagctaactttagcatgttagcatcctaATGTTACCATAGAAGCATTTGAACCGTTTTCACAAGTAGAGACTTATCTTAGTGCCGTTATTCATGCTTCCCTTTTTAATTCCACGCCGTTTCGCTACTTGGACACACGCCTTTCATGCTAATGCCGAGTATCGTCCGTCCAGGCTGGGAACTCCTCCCTGATCCTGGTCACACAGCAGCGGGGGATGGCGGGGCGGGAGTCGTCAGGCAGGACCCCAAACCGCCACGTGACGTACTGCTGGTAGGCACAGCGTCGCAGGTTGGCGGCGGTCGTCGCCCCGCCAGCAATCAGAGGAGGAGGCAAGGGGTCGCCGTAGAGGAGCAGCGCCTCCAGCAGAGGGCGGTGCAACACCAGCCTGTCAAAGAGCGGAGAGGACGAGATGCAGGCGCCCTTGCTCTGCCTGCAGCACAGCGCCTCCTGGGGGAGGGCGGAGTCGGTGCAGCGTTCACACTGACACCAAGATGCACGGAGGGGGGCGGGTTTAGGGACGAGGGCGGGCTGAGGGTCGCCACCCGGACCGGCTCCTGATAGAAGAAGACATAGAACCGCGGCTCTCACACTAGCATCCTCCTGGCGGGACAAGAAGAACCTTTGGCGCCACCTGGTGGAGAAGCTTTGATACTGCAGGTCCCTACTTACCTTCCTGGGCGCCACAGCGACAGTCTGGGCGTCCTGCAAGCGTCCCTTCCGGCACATTCTCACCAGACGGATGTCGTCCTCGTCCACGTACGACACACTCAGGATGCTCTGGGACAAAAAGACACTTGGACCACCACGCCCGTCCGCACCCCCACGACCAGTGTCAGCATCAAACCTTGCGTCGGTCCCCCACAGACTCCACCTTCTTCTCAGAGTAGTCCACGCCCACGTCTGCAGAGTAGCAGCTGCTTCTGATCAGCCAGTCTATCAGGACCGTGGTCTGCAGCACACAGGAGACTTAGACCGGCCAAGACCGGACCGCGCCGGGAACCAGTTCTCATCAAGGTTGGATGTGGGGATACCAGATGCTGATGTGTTGGTATCATGGGATATctggtgctaacatgctaatacctGGCGCCAACATGCTTATATCAAAGGATATCAAGCTAGCATGCTGGTATAAAGGGATACCAGGTGCGAACCATGTTGATACCATGTGATACCAGGTGCAAACCATGTTGATACCGAGAGATACCAGGTGCAGCCATGTCGATACCAGGAGATACCAGGTTCAAACATGTCGATACCAAGAGATACCAGGTTCAAACATGTCAATACCAAGAGATACCAGGTTCAAACATGTCGATACCAAGAGATACCAGGTTCAAATATGTCGATACCAAGAGATACCAGGTTCAAACATGTCGATACCAAGAGATACCTGGTGCAAACATGTCGACACCAAGAGATACCTGGTGCAAACATGTCGACACCAAGTGATACCAGGAGTAACCATGTtgattccaagtgatcccagcTGCACCCATGTTGATACTAAATGATACCAGGTGCAACCATGTCGATACCAGGTGCAACCATGTCGATACCAGGTGCAATCATGTCGATACCAAGTGATACCAGGTGCAACCATGTCGATACCAAGTGATACCAGGTGCAACCATGTCGATACCAGGTGATACCAGGTGCAACCATGTCGACACCAAGTGATACCAGGTCCACGCCATGTCGACACCAAGTGATACTAGGTGCTACCATGTCCACACCAAGTGATACCAGGTCCATGCCATGTCGACACCAAGTGATACCAGGTGCAACCATGTCGACGCCAAGTGACACCAGGTGCAACCATGTTGATACCAAGTATAAACATGTCGATACCAAGAGGTACCAGGTTCAAGCATGTCAATACCAAGTGATACCAGGTGCAACAATGTCGATTCCAAGTGATACCAAGTGCAACCATGTTGATACCAGGTGTGGCTATAGTGGtgataggtgctagcatgtccGTGTGTGAAATGTAGCAGACGTTTCCAAAGGTGatgtcccctttaagtgtgACCAGCCAATGAGAAGTATCTAACTACGAGGGGATCGGTCTCACCAGAGCGTAGTAGGACAACGTAGAGCCGATGTAGACAACCAGCTGAATGATGCTGAACTTTCCCGCCTGGAAACGACAAGTCCCAAATATCACTTATGAATTGATCCACGATTGATGGAAGTGGAATAAAAAGTGGAATAAAAAGAAACGCACCTGCCCAAAGACCATGATGTCAAACCTGATGCCAAAAGCCTTGTAGAGCGTTCTCTCCTCCACGCCGTTGACCGTGTTGTACTTTGCGAACCTGAAGATGAAATGAAGGGAACGCCGAGTAAAGGGACAGTATTCCGATGTCCACGCGGTCACAACAAATCCCATCATGGGGGAGCAGGAAGGTCCACCTGAAGTTGAATCCCGGGTACAGGGTCTTGTTGCTCTCCTTCTCATCCAGCCTCCGGAAGGAGTACCTGGGCAGGCAGTGTCGCGTCAGATAGTCCAGGTTGCAGTCCCATTTGATCTGGATGCCTATGACGCCCCCCTGTGGTCAACGATGGACGTACAGctgagtacttcctgttttagcTCCCGTCAGCGAGCTGATCCTCCATATTTGTCTGACGGTCCCACCTCCACCGCCATCCGGGAGAAGTTCTCCCCGGCCTCCCTCACAACGTCTCCCAATCTGAAGATGGGACACAGCGAGTCGTTCGCACGCCGGCAGCTCCTCAGGTAGGAGTCGTTCATCAGAGGGAGGATGTTCCTTCTGAGAGACACCACGccattgatggattgatggattgatggattgatggattgatggatcgatggattgatggattgatggattgatggatcgatggatcgatggatcgatggatcgatggatcgatggatggcGTTCACACGAGGAGCCAAAAGAGGACAAATACTCACCTGGTGACGTTGAAGGCGGGGAAGCGGATGTTGTTCTTGATGAGGACCGTGAAGTTCTCAGCCGAGGCCAGCAGAGCAGGCCTGCACACCACATTCATGTCCTCATAACTCAGGTTGGTATCAAAACATCCAAACTGATAACATCCTGGTATCACTTTTACCATTCTAAACTTCTAAACCAGGATGGCGATTCCAGGTGCCAATATGTTGATATCAAGGAATATTAAGTGCAAACATGTTGATATCAGGTATGAATATGGCGATTCCAGGTGCCAATACGTTGATATTAAGGAATATCAGGTGCAAACATGTTGATATCAATCATTAATATGATGATTTCGGGTGCTAATGTTGATATCAAGTATGAATATGATGATTCTGGATGCTAACATGTTGATATCAAGTATGAGCATGTTGATATCAAGTATAAAATGTTGATTCCGGGTGCTAACATATTGATATCAAGTATGAGCATGTTGATATCAAGTATGAACATGGTGATTCCAGGTGCTAACATGTCGATATCAAGTATGAATATGGTGATTCCGGGTGCTAACACGTTGATATCAAGTATGAATATGTTGATATCAAGTATAAATATGGTGATTCCGGATGCTAACATGTTGATATCAAGTATGAGAATGTTGATATCAAGTATGAATATGGTGATTCCGGGTGCAAACACGTTGATATCAAGTATGAACATGTTGATATCAAGTATGAACATGGTGATTCCGGGTGCTAATGTGTTGATATCAAGTATGAATATGGTGATTCCGGGTGCTAATATGTCGATACCGAGTATGAGTATGGTGATTCCGGGTGCTAACATGTTGATATCAAGTATGAACATGTTGATACCAAGAATGAATATGCTGATTCCGGGTGCTAACATGTTGATATCAACTATGaacatgttgataccaagtATGAAAATGGTGATTCCGGGTGCTAACATGTTGATATCAAGTATGAACATGTTGATACCAAGAATTAATATGCTTATTCCGGGTGCTAACATGTTGATATCAAGTATGAAAATGGTGATTCTGGGAGCTAACATGTTGATATCAAGTATGAACATGTTGATACCAAGAATGAATATGCTGATTCCCGGTGCTAACATGTTGATATCAAGTATGAACATGTTGATATCAAGTATGAATATGGTGATTACGGGTGCTAATGTGTTGATATCAAGTATGAACATGTTGATACTAAGTATGATAATGGTGATACCAAGTATGGACATGTTGATACCAAGTATGaacatgttgataccaagtATGAATATGGTGATTCCGGGTGTTGATATCAAGTGTGGCAATAGTACAACAAGTATAACGCAGCTGATTGCTGATCCCtcgtgatgttttccaatgcaGTAGCGTcgagaggttgcctacagccacacatTTGGACGAGGACTACCTTGGAGGACTGGTCTTGGTCTCGATGGGACACCAGGCCTTCACCTCGCAGGTTCTGGTCAACACATCAAAGTTCCCACACAATCCCGTCTGGATCCCTGAGGGAGGAGAGCAAGTGACGGAGTACGAGTCGTAGTACGGGTACTTCAACAAGTAGTACGAGTAGCAGTACAAGTCGTGCTCGTAGTACCGTTGCTGTGCTGATCCCAGGAGCCTTCCTCACAGTCATCATCATGTCGACACGGGCGGCCGCTG
This DNA window, taken from Doryrhamphus excisus isolate RoL2022-K1 chromosome 4, RoL_Dexc_1.0, whole genome shotgun sequence, encodes the following:
- the p2rx7 gene encoding P2X purinoceptor 7; translated protein: MVCPLCTYETTKLVRIHSVRLGSLKWTLNATILVFICLVMLWNRKYQQFDLVVSSVTAKVKGVASTRLPGQEGVVWDVADYSGPAQDKNSFFVVTNAIVTKRQKQGRCPEPPVSGRPCRHDDDCEEGSWDQHSNGIQTGLCGNFDVLTRTCEVKAWCPIETKTSPPRPALLASAENFTVLIKNNIRFPAFNVTRRNILPLMNDSYLRSCRRANDSLCPIFRLGDVVREAGENFSRMAVEGGVIGIQIKWDCNLDYLTRHCLPRYSFRRLDEKESNKTLYPGFNFRFAKYNTVNGVEERTLYKAFGIRFDIMVFGQAGKFSIIQLVVYIGSTLSYYALTTVLIDWLIRSSCYSADVGVDYSEKKVESVGDRRKSILSVSYVDEDDIRLVRMCRKGRLQDAQTVAVAPRKEDASVRAAVLCLLLSGAGPGGDPQPALVPKPAPLRASWCQCERCTDSALPQEALCCRQSKGACISSSPLFDRLVLHRPLLEALLLYGDPLPPPLIAGGATTAANLRRCAYQQYVTWRFGVLPDDSRPAIPRCCVTRIREEFPAWTDDTRH